The following proteins come from a genomic window of Eubalaena glacialis isolate mEubGla1 chromosome X, mEubGla1.1.hap2.+ XY, whole genome shotgun sequence:
- the BEX3 gene encoding protein BEX3 isoform X2 codes for MEQPVQNGEEDRPLGGGEGHQPAGNNRRGQARRLAPNFRWAIPNRQVNDGMGGDGDDMEMFMEEMREIRRKLRELQLRNCLRILMGELSNHHDHHDEFCLMP; via the coding sequence ATGGAGCAGCCCGTGCAGAATGGAGAGGAAGACCGCCCTTTGGGAGGGGGCGAAGGCCACCAGCCAGCAGGAAATAATAGACGGGGACAGGCTCGCCGACTTGCCCCTAATTTCCGATGGGCCATACCCAATAGGCAGGTCAACGATGGGATGGGTGGAGATGGAGATGATATGGAAATGTTCATGGAGGAGATGAGAGAAATCAGGAGAAAACTTAGGGAGCTGCAATTGAGGAATTGTCTGCGTATCCTTATGGGGGAGCTCTCTAATCACCATGACCATCATGATGAATTTTGCCTTATGCCTTGA
- the BEX3 gene encoding protein BEX3 isoform X1 — MANIHQENEEMEQPVQNGEEDRPLGGGEGHQPAGNNRRGQARRLAPNFRWAIPNRQVNDGMGGDGDDMEMFMEEMREIRRKLRELQLRNCLRILMGELSNHHDHHDEFCLMP, encoded by the coding sequence atGGCAAATATCCACCAGGAAAACGAAGAAATGGAGCAGCCCGTGCAGAATGGAGAGGAAGACCGCCCTTTGGGAGGGGGCGAAGGCCACCAGCCAGCAGGAAATAATAGACGGGGACAGGCTCGCCGACTTGCCCCTAATTTCCGATGGGCCATACCCAATAGGCAGGTCAACGATGGGATGGGTGGAGATGGAGATGATATGGAAATGTTCATGGAGGAGATGAGAGAAATCAGGAGAAAACTTAGGGAGCTGCAATTGAGGAATTGTCTGCGTATCCTTATGGGGGAGCTCTCTAATCACCATGACCATCATGATGAATTTTGCCTTATGCCTTGA
- the TCEAL9 gene encoding transcription elongation factor A protein-like 9: MKPCQKIEGKPENESEPKLEEEPKPEEKPEEEEEPEGEEKTEGTFRERLIQSLQEFKEDIHNRHLSKEDMFREVNELDEIRRVRNKLIVMRWKVNRNHPYPYLM; this comes from the coding sequence ATGAAACCCTGTCAAAAGATTgaaggaaaaccagaaaatgaGAGTGAACCAAAACTTGAGGAAGAGCCAAAGCCTGAGGAAAAgccggaggaggaggaagagccagAGGGGGAGGAAAAAACGGAAGGAACTTTTAGAGAAAGGCTGATTCAGTCTCTCCAGGaatttaaagaagatatacacaacAGGCATTTAAGCAAGGAAGATATGTTTAGAGAAGTGAATGAATTAGACGAGATAAGGAGAGTAAGAAACAAACTTATAGTGATGCGTTGGAAGGTTAATCGAAACCATCCTTACCCCTATTTAATGTAG